The genomic DNA GTCAGGGGTGAGCACCACAAAATCCGTGCCTTCCACCACCACTTCCTGCCCTGCAGGCCCCATGCCCCAGCGAAAACGGGCGCGGTCCTGGTGGGCATCCACCGTTCCGAGCAGGGTGAACTGGAATCCCGGGTATTTCTGTTGCAGCCCCGAGATCATCTGGTCGATGCCTGTTCTGCCCTGCCCCTGCATCAGGGGGTCCACATAATGCGCATCCGGGCTGAAGGAGCGCTGGATCAGCTCCTGGCGCTGGATTGCGTTGGTTTCGTTCCATGCAGCGATGTACTGTTCAATCAGGGTCTGGACATTCATGGGGGCTCCTTCGGTGGACCGTTCTGGTTGCTTCCCGGTCACCTGAGGCAAGGATAGCCCCTCCCCTGCCCAGAATCGATGACCTCAGAGGTCATGGCCTGCATGACTTCTGCAAGGTACCATGGAAGCATGACGCAAAGCAGGGGGACAACGCAGCAGGTGGGTTCTTTGTTGCGGGCGTGGCGGCAACGGCGCAGGCTCAGCCAGATGGATCTGGCCCTGGAAGCAGACATTTCGACCCGGCACCTGAGCTTTCTGGAAACCGGGCGCTCCCAGCCAAGCCGCGAGATGGTCCTGAACCTCGCCACCCACCTGAATGTTCCGCTCAGGGAGCAGAATTTGCTTTTGACCGCAGCAGGTTACGCTCCGGTGTTCCCTGAACGCCCCCTGCACGATCCTGCGCTGCAGGCGGCCAGAAAAGCCCTGGATTTGATCTTGCAGGGACATGAGCCTTACCCAGCCCTGCTGGTGGACCGGCACTGGAACCTGCAGGCCATGAACCGGGCGATTCCTGCCTTGCTGGAAGGTTTGCCCGCAGATCTGCTGCACCCTCCCGTGAATGTGTTGCGTCTGGCTTTGCATCCTGAAGGTCTGGCTCCTCGCATCGAAAACCTCTCTGCCTGGAGGGAACACCTGCTGGAACGCCTGAAACGTCAGGTGGTGCTGACCGCAGATGCTGCACTGATCCAGCTTCTGACCGAACTGCAGTCTTACCCTGCACCTGCCCGCACCCGAGAACTGGCCCCTTTCTCTGATCTGGCCGTGCCCCTCAAACTGCGCACCCCTGAAGGCACCCTGTCTTTCATCAGCACCACCACAGTGTTTGGAACGGCAGTGGAAGTGACCCTCTCGGAGTTGACCCTGGAAACCTTTTTCCCGGCGGATGCCTTCACGCTGCAGGTGCTGCAAAACCAGCAATGGAAACCCTGATTCTGGCTGAGCCAGAATCAGGGTTTCCAGACCAACCCGGCAAGCTACGGCACAAAATACAGATCGGTCAGCAAAGAGGAATTTTCCCAGGGTTCCTGCTCCCCTGCGGTTTCGGTCAGCACATCCTGACGCACCCGTTTGAACACCTGCTCCACCGTCAATCCGGGGGTCAGCAGGTGTTTGCCCAGGGCTCTGGCATAAGGGCTGTTCAGGCCCGAGCCATCTGCAGCAGGCATGCCTGGCGCTGTGGCAAAAGCAATCAAAGTTCCCCTGGAGGCTTTCATGGCAGCCAGACCGTCGTTTTTGAGGTCTCTGGTGTTCTTGAGAAAAGGGTTGGTGCGGCAGGCATCCAGGATGATGAGTTTGGTGCGCACATACTCCTGGTCCATCTGGTCCAGCACAAAATCCACCGTCACGGTTTCAAAATCCACATCCTGCAGCGCTTTCAACTGGGCATCCACCGGAACCATGCGGTTCACTCCAGAAACCTGCAGGCCATGCCCGGAATAATACAGCAGTCCCACATCTGCATCGGAGAGGGCCTGTCGGAACTGCCGGATCACCTGATCGAAGCTGTTCTTGGTGACGTTGCTGGCCAGCAGCACTTCAAATCCTGCCTGTTTCAACTGTTGTGCAATCAGTTTGGCGTCCCGCAGAGGGTTTTCCAGTAAGGAGGCATTCTGGTAGTTTGCGTTTCCAATCACCAGGGCCACCCGTTTCTCCAGCCCTTTTGTGGGGGCTGTTGCCTGGGTGTTCAGGATGGGATCTGCAGGTTGCTGTGGAGCGGAAAGGGTGGCCTGGGCACTGTCCTGGAAGAAACCCTGTGTGGGATCTGCAAAACCAAAAACACTGAGGGTGCTGGCATCCTGGATCTGTCCGCTGTCTGTGATGAGTGTACGGCCATCGTCTGAGACCACGAAGTTGCCAAAGCAACGGTCTCCCAGAGGGAATTCATTCAAAACCGTTCCGGTGGAGGGCTGGATGTGCTGCAAGGACATGCAATCCTGATGGGCCAGCACCGTGCCGTTTTTGCCCATCCTGAAATGGGGGCTGCTGACCCCGTAAGCTGCCATCTGCTGTCCAGTCTGGGCATTCCAGATGCGCAGGGTTCTGTCTTCGCTGCCGGTCAGCACCTGTTTTCCATCGGGACTGAAGGCCACCACCCGCACAGGTCGGGTGTGGCCAGAGAAGATTTTCAGGGTTTCTCCGGTGCCTACGCTCCACAAACGGGCAGTGCTGTCCTCACTGCCGGTGAGCACCTGCTTCCCATCCGGACTGAAGGCCACCGAGGTGATGGGCTGTTTGTGGCCCGCGAAGATTTTCAGGGTTTCTCTGGTGTTGACGCTCCACAGGCGGGCGGTGGTGTCCTTGCTGCCAGAGAGCAGGAATTTGCCATCCGGGCTGAAGGTCGCAGCCGAAATCAAATCTGAATGGCCTGCAAAAGTCTTGAGGGCTGCTCCACTCTGGGCATCCCACAGGCGCAGCGTGTAATCTCCTGCGGTGAGCACCTGTTTCCCATCTGGACTGAATCCCACCCAGGACACCGTCCCTGCGTGCCCACTGAGGGTTTTGAAGGGGGTGCTGGTGCCGGTGTTCCACACCAGCGCGGTCAGGCCACTTGCAGTGATGAGCTGCCTGCCATCTGGACCCAGACCCAGGGCATTCACTGCAGATTTGTGTCCCAGCAGGGTGTTGACGGAAGTGCCAGTGTCAGCGTTCCACAGCTGTGCAGTGGTGTCTTCACTGCCGGTCAGCACCTGTTTTCCATCGGGACTGAACGCCGCCGAATAAACGGCACCCGTGTGTCCTGCAAAAACCCTGAGGGCTGCACCTGTAACAGCGTCCCAGAGTTGAACCGTGTGGTCTTCACCGGCGGTTAGCACCTGCTTGCCGTCTGGACTGAAGCCCACCGAATAAACAACACCCGTGTGGCCCGCAAAAGTCTTGAGGGCTGCTCCCGTGGCAGCATCCCACAGGCGGGCGGTGCTGTCCCGGCTTCCGGTCAGCACCTGTTTGCCATCCGGGCTGAACACTGCTGCAAAAACAAAATCAGTGTGTCCGATGAAGGTTTTCAGGGGTGCACCTGTTCCAGCATTCCACAAATGGGCCACATGGTCACTGGTGGTCAGCACCTGTTTTCCATCTGGACTGAACACCACAGAAAAGACCCGACTGTCGTGCCCCCCGAAGGTCTTCAGGCTGGTTCCTGTTTGCGCGTCCCACAACTGGGCGGTTCTGTCGCTGCTCCCCGTCAGGACCTGTTTTCCATCTGGGCTGAACGCCACCGCTTCCACCGCCAGACGGTGCCCGGTAAAGGTTTTCAGGTGGGTTCCTGTTTGCACGTCCCACAACTGGGCGGTTCTGTCGCTGCTCCCCGTCAGGACCTGTTTTCCATCTGGGCTGAACGCCACCGCATCCACTTCTTCGCTGTGTCCTGCCAGCACCCGCAGGACCTTTCCAGTGCCAGACTCGGCCAGAAAAAGGTAACGGTCCACGGTGTAAGCCAGGATCTTTCCATCGGGGCTGAAGGCCACCGCATACACCTCATCCGGGTGTCCCTTCAGGGTGCGCTGCAGCATGGGCGTGCGGGTCAGCAAGCGAGGCTGTCGAACGCTCTGGTTCTGCCAGGCAGCAGGCAAAACCAGCATGGGGTTCTGGGCCGGAAGACCGTACTGTTCGGTGAAGCGCTGCATCAGGTTGTTCACCCTGGGTTGCAGGTCCTCAAAAGTGATCTGGGGATTTTGCAGAACCACCTCTGTGAGGCTGCGGCTGAACAGCCCTCCATGGGCCGTGCTCCAGCTGGTTTGCTGAGGGGAAGCAGCGCCAAGTTCAAGGTAAGCCACTGGATCAGCCACCGGGGACGGACTGGAGGTTTCAGCAGCCTTGCAGGTGGGCTGACCGGGCAGGGGGGGTTTGAATTGACTGCGGGGCTGCTCATCTGCCATGGAGAGGATCCCCACGGCCCGCCTGAGGGGATCCCCAAAAGCGGTGTCCAGCACCAGCATCACTTTCCCGGCAGGCATCTGCTGCAACACCCTGCGGACTTCCTGGATGGGCAGGGTTTGCTGGTCGGGCAGCACCAGAACGTCCTGGCAGAGCTGCACGCCCCCCTCACCTGTCACAGGCAACCGGGTGCCCCGACCCGACAGGTACACCAGCACCTGATCCTGCAACTGAACCTGCTTTGTCCAGTCCTGCAACAGGTTCAGCACGCCTTCCCGGGTGGCTTGCCCATTTTGCAGAACCTGCAGGTCAGCAGGCTGAAAGCCCAGCGCCTGGGAAAGGCTGGTGACCAGGGGGACGTTGTGTGCGTTTCCCGGAAGGTCAAGTGTGGGATCCTGGTAAGCACTGATGTTGACCATCAGCGCCCGGTTGCTGGCCCCCGCAAAGCCCAGCAGCAGAACAGAAAGGGTAAGGGTCAAAATGCGTTTCATGGGGCCTCCGGGAAAAGAATGTTTCATTGTGTCATGTCCGCCATGGACAGAAGCACAACCTGGGTGAACATCAGGCGTATCAACTCCAGATGCCCTCCGTTGAATGAATCAGCATGGGGCACCTCTGGAGCAGGCAGAATGTGCAGGACTCAGCAAGATCGGGGATGGGATTCCACTTGCCTTGTTGTTACGGATCAGGGATTCAGAAAGTTTCCCGGATGCCCGGCGAAAGGGGACCTCTGGGTTAGACAGGTTCCAGTCCTTGCAAATCAAAAGACCCCTGTACCAGGGGTCCATCTTGAGGATCAAACATGCCATGCACACCGGAAACAGGCTGGATCAAAGAAATTTTTTCTCCTCCTGCTGCTTCTTCAACTGGGGGGTCTTCTTCAAAAACCGCAGGGCGAACAGCACCAGCAGCACGCCCGCAGCCATCAGGGATTCGGTGTGGTCTTTTTTTACGGACCACCAGAAGTGCAGCACCCCCAGCGCCCCCACCAGATAAGTCAGGCGGTGCAGGGCCTGCCAGCGCACAAACCCCATTTTTCGCACGCTGTCTTTGCGGCTGGTCAGCACCAGGGGAATGAGCAGCAGCAGGGCGGTGAGACCCACGGTGATGTACGGACGTTTCAGGGCGTCTTGCAGGAAGTCCAGCAGTCCCGGACCCCGGTCCAGCAGGTAAATCCCCAGGTGAACCAGGGCATACAGCGCTCCAGTGAGCCCGAGGGTTTTGCGCACCCTTGCAGGCCACAGCAAGCGGGTGCCCAGCCGGGAGGCCAGCAACCTCAAGGGGGTGCAGGCCAGCGAGAGCAGCAGCAAAACCAGGGCCAGCAGGCCGGTTTGCTGCTCGGCACGCTGCAGGGGGTTTGCGCCCAGTTGCCCGGTCCAGAAGTCGTAAAACAGCACAGGCAAAGGCAGCAGGGCACCAAGGGTGGCTGCGTAAGACACCCAGGCCGTGCGGGCAGGCATTTTGCCAGCAGCTTTGCCCTGCACTTTCTGCCGGGCAGATGAACTCAGAAATACCTCCTGAGGTCCATGCCTTTGTACAGGTGGGCGACCTCCTCGGCGTAGCCATTGAAGGGCAGGGTGGGCCTGCGGGCCAGTTCTCCAATGCGGCGCTCGGTGGCCTGGCTCCAGCGCGGATGGTCCACTTTGGGGTTGACGTTGGCATAAAAGCCGTACTCATCGGGGGCAATCAAACTCCAGGTGGTGGTGGGTTGCTTGTCGGTGAGGGTGATGCGGGTGATGGCCTTGATGTTCTTGAACCCGTACTTCCAGGGCACCACCAGCCTGAGGGGGGCACCGTTCTGGTTGGGCAGGATTTTGCCTTCCAGACCCACAGCCAGCAGGGTGAGGGGGTGCATGGCTTCATCGAGCCTGAGGCCCTCCACGTAAGGCCAGTCCAGAACACCTGCCTTGACCCCGGGCATCTGTTTGGGGTCAGCCAGCGCAGTGAATTTCACGTAACGGGCTTTGGAGGTGGGTTCAATGCGCCTCAGCAGCGCCGCCAGCGGAAAGCCCATCCAGGGAATGACCAGACTCCAGCCTTCCACACAGCGCATGCGGTACAGCCGGTCTTCCAGCGGAAACCAGCTTTGCAGGGTGTCGATGTCCACGGTCTGGGGTTTTTTGACCATGCCGTCAATCACCACCGACCAGGGGCGGGTTTTGAGCTTCCCGGCATTGCGGGCCGGATCGGATTTCTCAACGCCAAACTCGTAGTAGTTGTTGTACCCGGTGATGTCTTCCAGGGCGCTCATGGGTTCGCTGGTGTCGTAAGGGCCCTGATAGATTTTTTTGCTGGGGGCCGCCAGAGCGGCGGCGGCGGCCATTCCGGGTCGGCGGGTCAGCAGTTCCAGACCTGTGGCCAGTCCCAGGGCTCCAACGGTGGTCAGCACCCCCTGTCTGAGGATTTCACGGCGGGTCTTGAGTTTGCTGGATGGATTGGATGGATTGTCCTGGGGATTGTCCTGGGGGTCATCTGGGTTCATGGGTCCTCCGAAGGGGTGAGCAGTCTTTACAGGGGATACGGAAGAAGGGGGACAGAAAGTTCATTTTTGCAGCTTTGATGTTTTGGGAAGGGCTGTGGGGTCTGCAGGTTGTTCTTTGCATTTTATGTTGTTGTGCTGTCAAAGAAAGCATGATGTTGTGGAGATTGGATTCCCCGCCCCTTTCACACCACTCCTTCAGACTTCACTATGTTTTTTATAGCGAAATGTGCTATACTTTTCATATTGAGGAAAGGATTTTTCCCGAATCCATCGTCTTTCCTCCAAGGAGACCCATGACCCCTCATCCCAGAAAAATCGGCTTCCTGACCTTCGGTCACTGGCAGGCCGCCCGTGGATCCCACACCCCCACAGCACAGGACGCATTGCTGCAAACCATCGAACTGGCCGCAGAAGCAGAACGCATTGGACTGGATGGAGCCTTTTTGCGGGTCCACCACTTTGGCAAAAACCTCTCTGCGCCCTTCCCCCTGCTGTCTGCAATGGCCGCCCGCACCAGACGCATCGAACTGGGAACGGCCGTGATCGACATGTGCTACGAGAACCCCCTTGCCATGGCCGAAGAAGCCGCCATTGCTGACCTGATCAGCGGCGGCAGATTGCAACTCGGACTGAGCAGGGGTTCCCCCGAACCGGCCTACCACGGCTATGAAGCCTTCGGGTACCATGCCCAGGACGGAAAAACCATTGCAGATCTGGCCCGCGAGAAAACCGAGCAATTCAGGGCTGCCATTCAGGGGGCAGGGGTGGTTCCTGCAGATGCTGGAAACCGTCCCTCTGCAGGCCTGCTGACCGTCCAGCCCCAGGCTCCAGGGCTTGCAAACCGCATCTGGTGGGGCGCAGGCACCCGTGACACCGCCACCTGGGTGGGCGAGCAGGGCATGCACCTGATGAGCTCCACCCTGCTCACCGAGGACACCGGGGTGCCTTTCGGGGAACTGCAGGCCGAGCAGATCGCACTGTTCCGGCAGGCCTGGAAGAAAGCCGGACACGCTGGAGAGCCGCGCGTGTCGGTGAGCCGCAGCGTGCTGCCCATCACCAGTGACTTTGACCGTGCCCTGTTCGGACAGGACAGCAACCGGGACCAGGTGGGCATCCTCGATGGGTCACGTTCCCGTTTCGGACGCAGCTACAGCGGCGAACCCGACCGCATCGCTGAAGAGTTGCGTCAGGATCCTGCAGTGCAAGCCGCAGACACCCTGCTTTTGACCGTGCCCAACCAGCTCGGGGTGGAATACAACAGCCGCATGCTGCAAACCATTGCCCGGCACATCGCACCTGCCCTGGACTGGCGTCCGGCAGCAGAAGCCCTGACCAGGGTTTAAACCCGTCTTTCTCGGATCATGTGACCAGATGGGATGGAGAGGCGGGAAGCTGCACCGTGACGCAGAGCCCGCCTTCCCTTCTGGGAGCAAGGCTGAGCTTTCCATCGTGTGCCCGCGTGATACTCCCTGCGATGGCCAGACCCAGACCGACCCCAGCATGGTCGCTGGCCACCCGTTCATTTCCGCGCAAAAAAGGCTCTGAAAGCATCGACACCCGTTCTGCAGCAAGCACCTCGCCGGTGTTCTCAACAACAATCCTCACCCCAGCCGCATCAACGCCGGTGGTGACCCACACGGTGCCTTCGGGCAGGTTGTGGACAATGGCGTTGTGCATGAGGTTCATGACCAGTTGCAAGAGCCGGGCAGGTGAACCGGTGGTGAACGCCATGTCGCCCGAGGTCTCCAGGGTGACCCCGCGTTTTTCTGCGAGGGGAAGGAGCGTTTCGTTGGCTTCTTCTGCAAGGAGGGACAGGTCAACGTGCTCCCGGTGGAAAGACCGCTGATCGGCACGGCTGAGCAGCAACAGGGCTTCTGTGAGGCGAATGGCACGGGCATTGACGGTTTGCAGGCGCTCCACCAGATCAAGGGGATCAAGCTGTGGATTCTTGCGGGCCACTTCCAGCAGGGTCTGCATGATGGCCAGAGGGGTGCGCAGTTCGTGGGAGGCATTGGCAGCAAACCTCTGCTGCTCGGCAACGTGTGCCTCGAGTTGTGCAAGCATGGCATCAAAACTGTCGGCAAGCTCCCGGAACTCATCTGCTGGGCCTTCCAGCCGGATGCGGTGGGAGAGGGCACCCGTGGCAGCCCGGCGGGTGGCCTGGGTGATCAGGGTCAGGGGGGCCAGCATGCGCCCGGCAAGAAACCACCCACCCAGCACCCCGAAAAAGAGCAGGAACCCCAGCACCGCGTAGGCTTTCGGCAGAAAAGCCCGCGCCAGATCCGAACGGTTGGGGATGAACGGAAGTCCAGGACGAATCCGACCGTCTTTTTCCAAAAGGTCAGGTTGCCAGGGCTGGATGTAGGTCTTCTCCGGAACGTAGCGCAGCAGAAACACCCACACGATGGCCAGCAGCAATGCCCCCGCCAGCATCAAAAACCCCGCATAACTGAGGGTGAGTTTGAGGCGAACGCTCAGGCCCCTTTTTCTATTCACCCTCCAGCTCCGCAGGTACTGGTTCCGGGGAAGTGCCCATGCGGTAACCCACCCCGGGCACCGTGGAAATCAGCCAGGGTTCACCGAGCCGTTTGCGCAGGGCAGAAACCGTGATCCGCACGGCATTGGTGAAAGGGTCAGCGTTCTCATCCCAGGCCTGGTGCAGCAGGTCTTCGGAACGGACCACCCCGCCTTCCGCAGCCACCAGAATTTCCAGCACCGCGAACTGCTTGCGGGTCAGGGCGACATAACGGCCCTCCCGGTAAACTTCCCGGCGGAACGGGTCCAGACGCAGTCCCAGCAGTTCCAGCACCGGGGGCCTGCTGTGGGCACGCCTGCGGTCCAGGGCCCTGAGCCGCAGCACCAGTTCTTGCAGCTCAAAAGGCTTGGTGAGGTAATCGTCTGCGCCAAGTTCAAACCCGGAAGCCTTGTCGTCCAGCCGACTGGCTGCGGTGAGCATCAGGATGGGCATGCCACTGCCTGACGCAACAATGCGCCTTGCCACCTCGTCCCCGGAAGGTCCGGGAATGTCGCGGTCCAGTATGGCAATGTCGTAGCTGTTGATGTTCAGCAGTTCCAGGGCGGTGTGACCCTCTCCGGCAATGTCGGCAGCCATGGCTTCCAGGCGTAGGCCATGCTGGATGGCGGCTGCCAGGTCAGCTTCATCCTCCACGATCAGCACTCGCATGCCTTTCAGATTAGCAGCCGCGACATATCGTCAGCATATGCAAAACCCCATACGGGCAGGCAACAGCCCATTGCGTTCAATGAAGGCATGACTTACAGCACCTCAGGCTGGACTGCTGTCCAGCGCATTCAGCCAGCCATTCTCGCTGCCCTGGTCGCATTCAGTGTGGGACCTGTGGGGGTCCAGCCTGACCTGCCCGTGGCAGCCACACCCTCCGGCAGACCACAGGGGGTTCCTGTGTGGTCCAGTCCAGCACCTGTTGCTGGTGAGGCAGATGGGGTCGTCCCTGAAGGCACCACGGTTTTCGATGACCGGCATCCCGCCGTGAAAAAACTCAAACCGGACCTCCTGCTGGCCCTGCGCCGTGCTGC from Deinococcus roseus includes the following:
- a CDS encoding nuclear transport factor 2 family protein translates to MNVQTLIEQYIAAWNETNAIQRQELIQRSFSPDAHYVDPLMQGQGRTGIDQMISGLQQKYPGFQFTLLGTVDAHQDRARFRWGMGPAGQEVVVEGTDFVVLTPDGLLQSVTGFLDRVPAQVAS
- a CDS encoding helix-turn-helix domain-containing protein, with the translated sequence MTQSRGTTQQVGSLLRAWRQRRRLSQMDLALEADISTRHLSFLETGRSQPSREMVLNLATHLNVPLREQNLLLTAAGYAPVFPERPLHDPALQAARKALDLILQGHEPYPALLVDRHWNLQAMNRAIPALLEGLPADLLHPPVNVLRLALHPEGLAPRIENLSAWREHLLERLKRQVVLTADAALIQLLTELQSYPAPARTRELAPFSDLAVPLKLRTPEGTLSFISTTTVFGTAVEVTLSELTLETFFPADAFTLQVLQNQQWKP
- a CDS encoding caspase family protein, producing MKRILTLTLSVLLLGFAGASNRALMVNISAYQDPTLDLPGNAHNVPLVTSLSQALGFQPADLQVLQNGQATREGVLNLLQDWTKQVQLQDQVLVYLSGRGTRLPVTGEGGVQLCQDVLVLPDQQTLPIQEVRRVLQQMPAGKVMLVLDTAFGDPLRRAVGILSMADEQPRSQFKPPLPGQPTCKAAETSSPSPVADPVAYLELGAASPQQTSWSTAHGGLFSRSLTEVVLQNPQITFEDLQPRVNNLMQRFTEQYGLPAQNPMLVLPAAWQNQSVRQPRLLTRTPMLQRTLKGHPDEVYAVAFSPDGKILAYTVDRYLFLAESGTGKVLRVLAGHSEEVDAVAFSPDGKQVLTGSSDRTAQLWDVQTGTHLKTFTGHRLAVEAVAFSPDGKQVLTGSSDRTAQLWDAQTGTSLKTFGGHDSRVFSVVFSPDGKQVLTTSDHVAHLWNAGTGAPLKTFIGHTDFVFAAVFSPDGKQVLTGSRDSTARLWDAATGAALKTFAGHTGVVYSVGFSPDGKQVLTAGEDHTVQLWDAVTGAALRVFAGHTGAVYSAAFSPDGKQVLTGSEDTTAQLWNADTGTSVNTLLGHKSAVNALGLGPDGRQLITASGLTALVWNTGTSTPFKTLSGHAGTVSWVGFSPDGKQVLTAGDYTLRLWDAQSGAALKTFAGHSDLISAATFSPDGKFLLSGSKDTTARLWSVNTRETLKIFAGHKQPITSVAFSPDGKQVLTGSEDSTARLWSVGTGETLKIFSGHTRPVRVVAFSPDGKQVLTGSEDRTLRIWNAQTGQQMAAYGVSSPHFRMGKNGTVLAHQDCMSLQHIQPSTGTVLNEFPLGDRCFGNFVVSDDGRTLITDSGQIQDASTLSVFGFADPTQGFFQDSAQATLSAPQQPADPILNTQATAPTKGLEKRVALVIGNANYQNASLLENPLRDAKLIAQQLKQAGFEVLLASNVTKNSFDQVIRQFRQALSDADVGLLYYSGHGLQVSGVNRMVPVDAQLKALQDVDFETVTVDFVLDQMDQEYVRTKLIILDACRTNPFLKNTRDLKNDGLAAMKASRGTLIAFATAPGMPAADGSGLNSPYARALGKHLLTPGLTVEQVFKRVRQDVLTETAGEQEPWENSSLLTDLYFVP
- a CDS encoding ferric reductase-like transmembrane domain-containing protein; this encodes MPARTAWVSYAATLGALLPLPVLFYDFWTGQLGANPLQRAEQQTGLLALVLLLLSLACTPLRLLASRLGTRLLWPARVRKTLGLTGALYALVHLGIYLLDRGPGLLDFLQDALKRPYITVGLTALLLLIPLVLTSRKDSVRKMGFVRWQALHRLTYLVGALGVLHFWWSVKKDHTESLMAAGVLLVLFALRFLKKTPQLKKQQEEKKFL
- the msrP gene encoding protein-methionine-sulfoxide reductase catalytic subunit MsrP, with the translated sequence MNPDDPQDNPQDNPSNPSSKLKTRREILRQGVLTTVGALGLATGLELLTRRPGMAAAAALAAPSKKIYQGPYDTSEPMSALEDITGYNNYYEFGVEKSDPARNAGKLKTRPWSVVIDGMVKKPQTVDIDTLQSWFPLEDRLYRMRCVEGWSLVIPWMGFPLAALLRRIEPTSKARYVKFTALADPKQMPGVKAGVLDWPYVEGLRLDEAMHPLTLLAVGLEGKILPNQNGAPLRLVVPWKYGFKNIKAITRITLTDKQPTTTWSLIAPDEYGFYANVNPKVDHPRWSQATERRIGELARRPTLPFNGYAEEVAHLYKGMDLRRYF
- a CDS encoding LLM class flavin-dependent oxidoreductase, which encodes MTPHPRKIGFLTFGHWQAARGSHTPTAQDALLQTIELAAEAERIGLDGAFLRVHHFGKNLSAPFPLLSAMAARTRRIELGTAVIDMCYENPLAMAEEAAIADLISGGRLQLGLSRGSPEPAYHGYEAFGYHAQDGKTIADLAREKTEQFRAAIQGAGVVPADAGNRPSAGLLTVQPQAPGLANRIWWGAGTRDTATWVGEQGMHLMSSTLLTEDTGVPFGELQAEQIALFRQAWKKAGHAGEPRVSVSRSVLPITSDFDRALFGQDSNRDQVGILDGSRSRFGRSYSGEPDRIAEELRQDPAVQAADTLLLTVPNQLGVEYNSRMLQTIARHIAPALDWRPAAEALTRV
- a CDS encoding sensor histidine kinase produces the protein MNRKRGLSVRLKLTLSYAGFLMLAGALLLAIVWVFLLRYVPEKTYIQPWQPDLLEKDGRIRPGLPFIPNRSDLARAFLPKAYAVLGFLLFFGVLGGWFLAGRMLAPLTLITQATRRAATGALSHRIRLEGPADEFRELADSFDAMLAQLEAHVAEQQRFAANASHELRTPLAIMQTLLEVARKNPQLDPLDLVERLQTVNARAIRLTEALLLLSRADQRSFHREHVDLSLLAEEANETLLPLAEKRGVTLETSGDMAFTTGSPARLLQLVMNLMHNAIVHNLPEGTVWVTTGVDAAGVRIVVENTGEVLAAERVSMLSEPFLRGNERVASDHAGVGLGLAIAGSITRAHDGKLSLAPRREGGLCVTVQLPASPSHLVT
- a CDS encoding response regulator transcription factor, with protein sequence MRVLIVEDEADLAAAIQHGLRLEAMAADIAGEGHTALELLNINSYDIAILDRDIPGPSGDEVARRIVASGSGMPILMLTAASRLDDKASGFELGADDYLTKPFELQELVLRLRALDRRRAHSRPPVLELLGLRLDPFRREVYREGRYVALTRKQFAVLEILVAAEGGVVRSEDLLHQAWDENADPFTNAVRITVSALRKRLGEPWLISTVPGVGYRMGTSPEPVPAELEGE